The Pseudomonas extremaustralis genome contains a region encoding:
- a CDS encoding ribonucleoside triphosphate reductase has translation MQSMLSPLVSTRLHKRDGTLVPFDADKIRQALIAAGTATGEYQEADVDLLLSAVLARLRGIERLDVEQIQDSVERVLMDAGYFLSMRAYIVYREQHGRLRRDRKTLVEVATSMNEYLDREDWRVQANANQGYSLGGLVLNVSGKVTANYWLDEVYSEQIGRAHREADLHIHDLDMLAGYCAGWSLRSLLHEGLNGVPGRVEAGPPKHLSSALGQMVNFLGTLQNEWAGAQAFSSFDTYLAPYVRKDQLSYPEVRQAVQEFIYNLNVPSRWGTQTPFTNLTFDWVCPEDLREQIPVIGGEEMPFAYGDLQAEMELINRAYIEVMQAGDAKGRVFTFPIPTYNITHDFPWDSENADRLFEMTARYGLPYFQNFLNSDMQPNQVRSMCCRLQLDVRELLKRGGGLFGSAEQTGSLGVVTINCARLGYLFKGDTSGLLQRLDSLMDMAMESLEVKRKVIQHHMDAGLYPYTKRYLGTLRNHFSTIGLNGMHEMLRNFTDDTQGMHTEEGRAFALRLLDHVRATLLRFQEETGHLYNLEATPAEGTTYRFAKEDRKRYPDILQAGSLDAPYYTNSSQLPVGFTEDPFEALELQDELQCKYTGGTVLHLYMAERISSTQACKQLVRKALGRFRLPYLTVTPTFSICPVHGYLAGEHEFCPKCDEVLALAAQS, from the coding sequence ATGCAAAGCATGCTCAGCCCGCTGGTCAGCACCCGCCTGCACAAACGCGACGGCACCCTGGTGCCCTTCGACGCCGACAAAATCCGCCAGGCCCTGATCGCTGCCGGCACCGCCACCGGCGAGTACCAGGAGGCTGACGTCGACCTGCTATTGAGTGCGGTGCTGGCCCGCCTGAGGGGCATCGAGCGGCTGGACGTCGAACAGATCCAGGACAGTGTCGAACGTGTGCTGATGGATGCCGGTTACTTCCTGTCGATGCGCGCCTACATCGTCTACCGCGAACAACACGGGCGCCTGCGCCGCGACCGCAAGACCCTGGTGGAAGTCGCCACTTCGATGAACGAATACCTCGACCGCGAAGACTGGCGCGTGCAGGCCAACGCCAACCAGGGCTACTCCCTGGGCGGGCTGGTGCTGAACGTGTCGGGCAAGGTCACCGCCAATTACTGGCTCGACGAGGTCTACAGCGAGCAGATCGGCCGCGCCCACCGTGAGGCCGATCTGCATATCCACGATCTCGACATGCTCGCCGGTTACTGCGCCGGTTGGTCCCTGCGCTCGCTGTTGCACGAAGGCCTCAATGGTGTGCCGGGGCGTGTCGAAGCCGGGCCGCCCAAGCACTTGAGCAGTGCCCTGGGGCAGATGGTCAATTTTCTCGGCACCCTGCAAAACGAATGGGCCGGCGCCCAAGCGTTCAGCTCGTTCGACACCTATCTCGCCCCCTACGTGCGCAAGGACCAACTGAGCTACCCCGAGGTGCGCCAGGCGGTGCAGGAGTTCATCTACAACCTCAATGTGCCGTCGCGCTGGGGCACCCAGACGCCGTTCACCAACCTGACCTTCGATTGGGTTTGCCCGGAGGATCTGCGCGAGCAAATCCCGGTGATCGGCGGCGAGGAAATGCCGTTTGCCTACGGCGACCTGCAAGCGGAAATGGAGCTGATCAACCGTGCCTACATCGAAGTGATGCAGGCCGGGGACGCCAAGGGCCGGGTGTTCACTTTTCCGATTCCGACCTACAACATCACCCACGATTTCCCTTGGGACAGCGAGAACGCCGACCGCCTGTTCGAGATGACCGCGCGCTATGGCTTGCCGTATTTCCAGAACTTCCTCAATTCCGATATGCAGCCCAACCAGGTGCGCTCCATGTGCTGTCGCCTGCAACTGGACGTGCGTGAGCTGCTCAAGCGCGGTGGCGGATTGTTCGGTTCGGCGGAGCAGACCGGCAGCCTGGGAGTGGTGACGATCAACTGCGCGCGCCTGGGTTACCTGTTCAAGGGCGACACCTCGGGCTTGCTGCAACGCCTGGACAGCCTGATGGACATGGCCATGGAAAGCCTGGAGGTCAAGCGCAAGGTGATCCAGCACCACATGGACGCCGGTCTCTATCCCTACACCAAGCGCTACCTGGGCACCTTGCGCAACCACTTCTCCACCATCGGCCTCAACGGCATGCACGAGATGCTGCGCAATTTCACCGATGACACCCAGGGCATGCACACCGAAGAAGGGCGCGCGTTCGCCCTGCGCCTGCTCGACCATGTACGCGCCACCTTGCTGCGCTTCCAGGAAGAAACCGGTCACCTCTACAACCTCGAAGCCACACCGGCCGAAGGCACCACCTACCGCTTCGCCAAGGAAGATCGCAAGCGCTACCCGGACATTCTGCAAGCCGGCAGCTTAGACGCGCCGTACTACACCAACTCGTCGCAACTGCCGGTGGGCTTTACCGAAGACCCCTTCGAAGCCCTGGAGCTGCAAGACGAACTGCAATGCAAATACACCGGCGGCACCGTGTTGCACCTGTACATGGCCGAGCGGATTTCCTCGACCCAGGCCTGCAAGCAGCTTGTGCGCAAAGCGTTGGGGCGTTTCCGCCTGCCGTATCTGACGGTGACCCCGACGTTCTCGATCTGCCCGGTCCACGGCTACCTCGCCGGCGAACACGAGTTCTGTCCCAAGTGCGATGAAGTCCTCGCGCTTGCCGCTCAGTCTTGA
- a CDS encoding peptidylprolyl isomerase has product MTTGCGCGGGKGGSGGCGSSVKEPLVAEVVAQASFEELKAPELIASSEQEWPIISVNGVPVRPQAMAMELQYHPADSREEAVYSAARALVIRELLQQRIAELGLAVEIAAGENEEEAATRLLLEREVTVPECDEATCVRYFDNNRGRFHSAPLLAVRHILLECAPDDAEARHLAHSQAQVLLLDLKAQPGQFAELALKYSACPSKAQGGSLGQVSKGQTVPELERQLFTLAPGLAAKPLESRYGWHVISVDQRIEGQPLPYEAVAVAIRTQLQQGVWQKALVQYLQTLIGAADIRGIALQGADSPLVQ; this is encoded by the coding sequence ATGACAACAGGATGCGGATGTGGTGGCGGTAAAGGCGGCAGCGGTGGTTGCGGCTCGTCGGTCAAAGAACCGCTGGTGGCCGAGGTGGTGGCCCAGGCTTCGTTCGAGGAACTCAAGGCGCCGGAGTTGATCGCCAGCAGTGAGCAGGAATGGCCGATCATCAGCGTCAACGGCGTGCCTGTCAGGCCGCAGGCCATGGCCATGGAGTTGCAATATCACCCGGCCGACAGTCGCGAGGAAGCGGTGTATTCGGCCGCCCGCGCGCTGGTGATCCGCGAGCTGTTGCAGCAACGGATCGCCGAGCTGGGCCTGGCGGTGGAGATCGCCGCCGGTGAGAACGAAGAAGAAGCCGCCACGCGCTTGCTGCTGGAGCGTGAGGTCACGGTGCCCGAGTGCGACGAGGCCACCTGTGTGCGCTACTTCGACAACAATCGCGGGCGCTTTCACAGCGCGCCGTTGCTGGCGGTGCGGCACATTCTGCTCGAATGCGCGCCGGACGACGCCGAGGCGCGGCATCTGGCCCACAGTCAGGCGCAAGTCCTGCTGCTGGACCTGAAAGCGCAGCCCGGCCAATTCGCCGAGTTGGCGCTCAAGTATTCGGCGTGCCCGTCCAAGGCCCAGGGCGGTTCGTTGGGCCAGGTGAGCAAGGGCCAGACCGTGCCGGAGCTGGAGCGGCAGTTGTTCACCCTGGCGCCGGGCCTGGCCGCCAAGCCGCTGGAAAGTCGCTACGGCTGGCATGTGATCAGTGTCGATCAGCGTATCGAAGGCCAGCCGCTGCCGTATGAAGCGGTGGCGGTGGCGATCCGCACCCAGTTGCAGCAAGGCGTGTGGCAAAAGGCATTGGTGCAGTACCTGCAAACCCTGATCGGCGCGGCGGACATTCGCGGCATTGCGCTGCAGGGCGCCGACTCGCCGTTGGTGCAGTGA
- the moaA gene encoding GTP 3',8-cyclase MoaA, with product MSLVDGVGRSIDYLRLSVTDRCDFRCVYCMAKNMTFLPRQQVLTLEELQRLAALFVGQGVRKIRLTGGEPLIRPGIVGLCRTIAALPGLRELVMTSNGSQLARLARPLVEAGVKRMNISLDSLDAERFRAITRNGDLRQVLDGIEAARDAGFERVKLNCVVMKGRNFDEVPALVQYAIDQGIDISFIEEMPLGDVGRSRGETFCASDEVRSVIGRHHALLDSTENSGGPARYVRLARHPQTRIGFISPNSHNFCGSCNRVRMTVEGQLLLCLGQDNAVDFRALLRRYPLDDGPLVAALRRGLQGKPLRHDFSGDGEVQVVRFMNMSGG from the coding sequence GTGAGCCTGGTGGATGGGGTGGGCCGTTCGATCGATTACCTGCGCTTGTCGGTGACCGACCGTTGTGATTTTCGCTGTGTGTATTGCATGGCGAAAAACATGACGTTCCTGCCGCGCCAGCAGGTGCTGACCCTGGAGGAGCTGCAACGCCTGGCCGCGCTGTTCGTCGGCCAGGGCGTGCGCAAGATCCGCCTGACTGGCGGCGAGCCGTTGATCCGCCCGGGCATTGTCGGGCTGTGCCGCACCATCGCGGCGCTGCCGGGCTTGCGCGAACTGGTGATGACCAGCAACGGCTCGCAGTTGGCACGCCTCGCGCGGCCGCTGGTGGAGGCCGGGGTCAAGCGCATGAACATCAGCCTCGACAGCCTGGATGCAGAGCGCTTTCGCGCGATCACCCGCAACGGTGATCTGCGCCAGGTGCTGGACGGTATCGAAGCGGCGCGGGACGCGGGGTTCGAGCGGGTCAAGCTCAATTGCGTGGTGATGAAAGGGCGCAACTTCGACGAGGTGCCGGCGCTGGTGCAGTACGCCATCGACCAGGGCATCGACATCAGCTTCATCGAGGAAATGCCCCTGGGGGACGTGGGGCGTTCACGGGGCGAGACATTCTGTGCCAGTGATGAAGTGCGCAGCGTGATCGGCCGTCACCATGCCTTGCTCGACAGCACCGAAAACAGCGGCGGCCCGGCACGCTATGTGCGCCTGGCGCGGCATCCGCAGACACGCATCGGCTTTATCTCGCCCAACTCCCACAACTTCTGCGGCAGCTGCAACCGCGTGCGCATGACCGTCGAAGGGCAGTTGCTGCTGTGCTTGGGGCAGGACAACGCGGTGGACTTTCGCGCGCTGCTGCGGCGCTATCCGTTGGACGACGGGCCGTTGGTTGCGGCGTTGCGTCGCGGGTTGCAAGGCAAGCCGTTACGGCATGATTTCAGCGGGGACGGGGAGGTGCAGGTGGTGCGGTTCATGAACATGAGCGGAGGCTGA
- the narI gene encoding respiratory nitrate reductase subunit gamma, with the protein MSKWNLLVFGVYPYVALAICLLGSWARFDLSQYTWKAGSSQMLNNRGMRVASNFFHIGVLFVLAGHFVGLLTPASVYHHVISTEHKQLLAMVSGGVFGLLCLVGLLMLVKRRLGDPRVRATSSPSDILILLVLLAQLVLGLLTIVASTGHMDGSVMVMLADWAQNVVLLRPLDAAASIEPVSLIYKAHVALGLTLFVLFPFTRLVHMVSAPIWYLGRRYQIVRQKY; encoded by the coding sequence ATGTCTAAGTGGAATTTGCTGGTATTCGGGGTGTACCCCTATGTCGCCCTGGCGATCTGCCTGTTGGGCAGTTGGGCACGGTTCGACCTGTCGCAGTACACCTGGAAGGCCGGCTCCAGCCAGATGCTCAACAACCGTGGCATGCGCGTGGCGAGCAACTTCTTCCACATCGGCGTGCTGTTCGTGCTGGCCGGGCACTTTGTCGGCCTGCTGACCCCGGCGTCGGTCTATCACCATGTGATCAGCACTGAACACAAGCAGTTGCTGGCGATGGTCTCCGGTGGCGTCTTCGGCCTGCTGTGCCTGGTGGGCCTGCTGATGCTGGTCAAGCGCCGCCTGGGCGACCCGCGTGTACGGGCCACATCGAGCCCGTCGGACATCCTGATCCTGCTGGTGCTGCTCGCGCAGCTGGTGCTCGGCTTGCTGACCATCGTCGCGTCAACCGGGCATATGGACGGCTCGGTGATGGTGATGCTCGCCGACTGGGCGCAGAACGTGGTGCTGTTGCGGCCGCTGGATGCGGCGGCGTCGATCGAGCCGGTGTCGCTGATCTACAAGGCGCACGTGGCGCTGGGCTTGACCCTGTTCGTGCTGTTCCCGTTTACCCGCTTGGTGCATATGGTCAGCGCGCCGATCTGGTACCTGGGGCGTCGTTATCAAATCGTGCGGCAGAAGTATTGA
- the narJ gene encoding nitrate reductase molybdenum cofactor assembly chaperone yields MRILKVISLLLDYPTDTLVSGRDELEQAIIESREISPKQRGALFELLELICANDLMDGQEHYGALFGRGRSLSLLLFEHVHGESRDRGQAMVDMMAQYEAAGFAIDVKELPDYIPLYLEFLSTREDIEAREGLADVAHLLALLAARLDERESAYASCFRALLQIAGAEPHQAVAELRAQVAAEPRDDSLEALDKIWEEEAVDFMQAEQQDRCSSMPSAPGKAREESAVPLHWVDFQQEGRAAVPAGEVGNV; encoded by the coding sequence ATGCGCATTCTTAAAGTGATTTCGTTGCTGCTGGACTACCCCACCGACACCCTGGTGAGCGGCCGCGACGAACTGGAACAGGCGATCATCGAGTCGCGGGAAATCAGTCCCAAGCAGCGCGGCGCGTTGTTCGAATTGCTGGAACTGATTTGCGCCAATGACCTGATGGACGGCCAGGAACACTACGGCGCGCTGTTCGGTCGGGGGCGTTCGCTGTCGTTGCTGTTGTTCGAACACGTCCACGGCGAGTCCCGCGACCGTGGCCAGGCCATGGTCGACATGATGGCCCAGTACGAAGCGGCCGGGTTTGCCATCGACGTCAAGGAGCTGCCGGACTATATCCCGCTGTACCTGGAGTTCCTCTCGACCCGCGAAGACATCGAGGCCCGTGAGGGCCTGGCGGATGTGGCGCATTTGCTGGCGTTGCTCGCCGCGCGCCTGGACGAGCGCGAGAGCGCCTACGCCAGTTGCTTCCGGGCGTTGTTGCAGATCGCCGGTGCCGAGCCGCACCAGGCCGTGGCCGAGTTGCGTGCCCAGGTCGCCGCCGAGCCCCGTGACGACTCCCTCGAAGCCCTGGACAAGATCTGGGAAGAGGAAGCGGTGGACTTTATGCAGGCCGAACAACAGGACCGTTGCAGTTCGATGCCCAGCGCACCAGGCAAAGCCCGCGAAGAAAGCGCGGTGCCGTTGCACTGGGTGGATTTTCAGCAAGAAGGGCGGGCCGCAGTGCCAGCCGGGGAGGTGGGTAATGTCTAA